One window of the Equus caballus isolate H_3958 breed thoroughbred chromosome 2, TB-T2T, whole genome shotgun sequence genome contains the following:
- the LSM6 gene encoding U6 snRNA-associated Sm-like protein LSm6 isoform X1, with translation MTGPGPEQLSPQGASNARFLIRIVKMSLRKQTPSDFLKQIIGRPVVVKLNSGVDYRGVLACLDGYMNIALEQTEEYVNGQLKNKYGDAFIRGNNVLYISTQKRRM, from the exons ATGACGGGTCCCGGCCCTGAGCAGCTCTCCCCGCAGGGCGCCTCGAACGCGCG ATTTCTGATCAGGATTGTTAAAATGAGTCTGCGGAAGCAAACCCCCAGTGACTTCTTAAAGCAAATCATCGGACGACCAGTCGTGGTAAAATTAAATTCTGGAGTAGATTATCGAG GGGTCCTGGCTTGCCTGGATGGCTACATGAATATAGCCTTGGAGCAGACAGAAGAATATGTAAATGGACAACTGAAGAATAAATATGGGGATGCGTTTATCCGAGGAAACAATG tgTTGTACATAAGTACGCAGAAGAGGAGGATGTGA
- the LSM6 gene encoding U6 snRNA-associated Sm-like protein LSm6 isoform X2 yields the protein MSLRKQTPSDFLKQIIGRPVVVKLNSGVDYRGVLACLDGYMNIALEQTEEYVNGQLKNKYGDAFIRGNNVLYISTQKRRM from the exons ATGAGTCTGCGGAAGCAAACCCCCAGTGACTTCTTAAAGCAAATCATCGGACGACCAGTCGTGGTAAAATTAAATTCTGGAGTAGATTATCGAG GGGTCCTGGCTTGCCTGGATGGCTACATGAATATAGCCTTGGAGCAGACAGAAGAATATGTAAATGGACAACTGAAGAATAAATATGGGGATGCGTTTATCCGAGGAAACAATG tgTTGTACATAAGTACGCAGAAGAGGAGGATGTGA